From Paraburkholderia sprentiae WSM5005:
ATTGCCCTTTCAGCGCCGCGACGCCCACCGTGATCGGCGCGGCCTCGTCGCCTTGCGTGAGGCACAGCGCCCAAAAGTAGTCGTTCCACACGAACGTGAATACGAGGATCGCGAGCGCGGCGAGTGCGGGGCGGATCAGCGGCAGCACGATACGCAGATAGATCGTCCACTCGCCCGCGCCTTCCACACGCGCGGCCTCGATCATCTCGAACGGAAGTTGCTTGATGAAGTTGCGTAGAAACAAGGTGCAAAAGCCGGTTTGAAACGACACATGAAAGATCACCAGCGCCCATACGGTGTTGAACAGGCCGAACTTCAGCGCCATGTCGCGGACCGGAATCATCAGGATCTGGATCGGCACGAAATTGCCGGCGACGAACGCGAACAGCACGGCCGTGTTGCCCGGAAAGCGGTACGTCGCCAACGCGAAGCCCGCCATCGACGCCAGCACGATCGCGCCGACTACAGACGGCACCGTGATCAGCACGCTATTGGCGAAGTAATGCAGCATCGGCGTTTGCGTGAGCGCGGTGCCGTAGTTCTCCAGTAGCGCGAAGTGTTTCGGCCACGTCCAGTAATCGCCTTGCGACAACTCGTCGGTCGAGCGGATCGACGTCAACAGCACGGCGAGCATCGGCAGCAGCCAGATAAACAGCGCGAGCGGCAGCGAGGCCTTGTAAAGGGTGCGATTCAGCGGTTTCCAGCGTTCGACGGGAAGCGGATACATGACCTTGTACTCCTGACGTTCAGGGAATCAGCGTTCCTCGCGCAGCATGCGGCGCAGATGGAACACGATATAGACGAGCATGATCGCGAACAGCACGACCGCAATCGCGGCGGAATAGCCTTCGCGGTAATACTTGATCGCCTGGTCGTACATGAAATAGGCGAGCACGGTGGAACTGTCGAACGGACCGCCGCCACTCATCACCGCGATCAGATCGAAGCTGCGCAGCGCGCCGATCACGGTCAGCACCACCGCCATGAAGGTGGCAGGCCGCAATTGCGGCAGGATCACGTGCCACAGCAGTCGTAGCCCTTGCGCGCCTTCCATGCGCGCGGCCTCGACCACTTCGGGATTGATACCGGTGAGCCCGGTCAGATACAGGATCATGCAGAACGGCGCCTGCGGCCACAGCGCGGCGAAGATGATGCCGAACGTGACCGTGTGGGGATCACCGAGCACCGGAATGCCACGGCCGACGATCAAGCGCAGCAGCCCGAACGTCGGGTCGTAGAACCAGCTGAAGACGAGACCCACCACGACACCCGACAACACGAAGGGCGCGAAAAACAGCGACTTCACGACACGCATGCCGCGCACATGCTGGTTCAGATAAAGCGCGAACAGCAGACCCAAAGGCGGCGCGAGCAGAAACAGCGCGAGCCAGATCAGATTGTTCTTCAGCGCCGTGTAGAAGGTATCGGACTGGAACAGCTCGACGTAATTGGCGAGACCCGCGAAGGTCTTCGGCGTCATGCCGTCCCAGTGGTAGAAGCTCAGCGAAATGCTGCTGATGATCGGATAGATCACGCACAGCGCGAATAACGCGCAGCCCGGCAGCAGAAAGAAAAACGCGGCGCGATGCTGATGACGGCGCGTCGTCGAGACGCGACGGTGCCGCGCCGCGGGCAGGCGGCGCACTGCGGTATGAGACATGGAACGGCCTCGTCGGAAATCGAAGGCGGAATCTGGGCCCTGAAACCGGCCGCGATCACGCGGCCGGCGCGGCGGGACTTACTTCTGGTAGATGCGCTTGCGCGTCGCTTCGAGACGAGCGAGCACGCTGTCGAGTTGCGACGGATCGCTATAGAACTGCTGCATGCCCTTCATGCCTTCGTCGGCCATTTCCTTTTGCATATCGCGATCGTAGAACTGCGCGATGCCGCCCTTCGTGTTCGCGAGCGTCTGGAAGCCGACCTTCGAAATCGCATCTTCAGGCGGCGCCGCCTGGCTGTTCGACGGCAAGGTTCCCCAGCCCTTCGCAAGTTCGGCGTTGATCTTCGGCGTCTCCATGAACGCTAGCAGCTTGCGCGCGTCGGCCTTGTTCTTTGCCTTTGCCGGAACCAGCAGTACGTTGACGGGACCATCCTCGGCCATCGGCACATTTGCGTCGATCACCGGGAAGCGGAAAAAGCCGATCTGATCTTTAATCGACGGCGGGAAGCTCGCCGAAAAGAAGGTGCCCATCAGCATCATCGCGGCTTTGCCGTTGTTGAGGATCGGGCCGATCGAATCGACGTCGTACGACAGCGCGTTCTCGATGAAGTCGTGATTGTCGAGCAGGGTCTTCCACGTCGTGTAGACCTTCTTCACGCGCGGATCGGTGTATGGAATTTCGCCGGCCATCAGCTTCTGGTGGAATTCGTTGCCGTTGATGCGCAGATCGAGATAGTCGAACCAGGCGGCCAGCGTCCAGCTATCGCGCGCGGCCACCGCGATCGGCGCGACGCCGATCGCCTTCAGCTTCTTGTTCGCTTCGAGCAGTTCGTCCCACGTTTTAGGCTCGCTCTTGATGCCGGCCTTCTCGAACAGATCCTTGCGATAGAAGAAGCCGTACGCGTCATAGCCAAGCGGCGCCGCATACTGCTTGCCCTTGTACGTCGACGCTTCCTTGACCGACGCATACTGCTGCGACCAGCCGTTCTTCGCCCAGTCCGAGCTCAGATCCTCGAGCAGACCGCGTTGCGCGTAATAGGCCATCCGTTCGCCGTCGTGCCACGACACGACGTCAGGCGGATCGGTGGCGAGCCAGCCGCCCATCTGCACCTTGTACGCTTCCTCCGTCACGTAGGTGATTTTCAGGTCGATGTCGGGATTGGCTTTCTTGAACTGGTCGAATGCGTCCTGCCAGGTCGAGCGCTGATTACCACGCGCCGATACGTTGACGTTCAGCGTGGCCGCGTCGACTGCGGCGCTGCCGAGCGCGCCGGCCACCACGGCCGCGGCGATCGACACCTGTGCAAAACGGCGAAGGCGAAGAGCGATCATCTATGTCTCCTTGTCTACCTTGTTGACCGGCAACGCAGCGTGGCCGGCGATGTAACCCGCTCTATGGCGGAATTCAGTGAGGCGAACCATCGACGCAGGTCCGCCGTCGACGATCGATCAGGCGGCCACGCGTTCCGGTTCGAACGTGCTACGCCGCAGCGCGAGTCCCTGTTCGTCGAACAGATGGCAAGCAGCCGGCGGAACATGCACGCGGATGCGCGCGCCCGCGCCGAGCGGCGTATCGCCGGGCGCCTTCGCGATCAAGGTGCCGCCCGCATGGTCCGCATGAATATAGCTGTGCTCGCCCAGCCTCTCCGACAGCACGGTTGAACACTGAATGAACTGCTCTTCGCCGTCGAGCCGCAGATGCTCGGGGCGCACGCCGAGCGTGACGCGCTGGCCGCGTTGCAACCGTTGCCCATCGACGTGCGCGACCAGCTTGTCCGCGCCCGCCGCAAGCGCCACCGTTACGCGTGCCGGCTCGATCGATTCGACAGTCGCCTCGATGAAGTTCATCCGCGGCGAGCCGATAAAGCCCGCGACGAAGCGCGACGTCGGATGGTGATACAGCTCGAGCGGCGCACCGCTCTGCGCGATGCTGCCGAAGCGCTCCGCATCCGCGCCCGCATGCAGCAGCACGATGCGATCGGCGAGCGTCATCGCTTCGACCTGGTCGTGCGTCACATAGACGACGCTCGCGTTCGCGAAGCGCTGATGCAGACGCGCGATTTCGACGCGCGTCTGGCCGCGCAGCGCGGCATCGAGATTCGATAGCGGCTCGTCGAACAGAAACACGCCCGGCTCGCGCACGATCGCGCGGCCGATCGCGACGCGCTGCCGCTGCCCGCCCGACAGCGCTTTCGGATGACGCTCGAGCAGACCGTCCAGTTGCAGAATCCGCGCGGCTTCGCGCACCTTGCGTTCGATCACGTCCTTCGGCTGCTTCGCGAGCTTCAATCCGAATGCCATGTTGTCGAACACGGTCATGTGCGGAAACAGCGCGTAGCTCTGGAACACCATCGCGACGCCGCGCTCGGCGGCCGGGACATCGTTGACCAGTCGCCCGCCGATATGCAGTTCGCCTTCACTCAGGTCTTCGAGACCGGCGATCATCCGTAGTAACGTCGACTTGCCGCAGCCCGAGGGGCCAAGAAACACGCAAAACTCGTGCTGTTCGATTTCCAGATTTACGCGTCGGACCACCGGCGGATGATCGCCGTAGGCTTTTTGCACATCACTCAAACGAATCGTCGCCATGCTGCGCCACCTTGATTTAACCGCTTAAATTTTCGCCGAAATAAAACGTCCGGGCCTTGCGCCGCAGCTATTTAATCGCTTAAATTCGGGTTCGACGGAAAAAGTCATGGCGGTGTCTCCGTTAGGTTTTCCAGAAAGTTAGCAACGTCGCAGGCCATTTGCAACATTTGAAGCATCCTCCCTCAATATGGGATAACCGACATGGTCACGTTGTCCGAAGTCGCGAAACGCGCGCAGGTTACCGCCGCCACCGTCTCCAACGTGCTTCGCAATCGCGAGAAAGTCCGCCCGGAAACGGCAGAGCGTGTGCTGCAGGCCATCGCCGAGCTCGGCTATCGGCCGAACCTGAATGCGCGCGCGCTCGCCGAAGGGCGTTCGTCGACGCTCGCGCTGATGCTGTCGAATATCTCGAACCCGTTTTACCCGGAGTTCGTGCTGGCCGCCGAGCGCACGGCACGCAAGACCGGCCATTTCCTGATGGTTTGCAATACCGACGACGATGCGGAAATCGGCCGCGCGTATCTGAACCAGATTGCCGGCACGCTCGCCGACGGCGTGCTCGTGATGAACACCGACATCACGATCAACGACCTGTGCGCGTCGGCCACGCATAGCGCGCCGATTCTGCTCGCCATGTGGGAGCACCCGGAGTCGCCGCCCGCGCTACCGTGCATCGCGGTCGACTTCGCGCGCGCGGGCGAGCTGGCCGCGCGGCATCTGCTCGGACTCGGCCATCGCGAGATCGGCTTGCTGATCGGAGACGGCTGCGGCGGTTTGCAGGACGCGCGCTCGAACGGTTTTCGCGCGGCGATGCGCGCGGCCGGCATCGAAGCCGACGCGGCCGCGGTGCTGCAGATTCGCGATTCGATTGACGCCGGCTTCGCCGCCTGCATGGAGCTGATGGCGAACCGCCCGCAACTGAGCGCGATCTTCGCGACCAACGACCTGCTCGCGATCGGCGCGATCCAGGCGTTGATCACGCTCGGCCGTTCGGTGCCCGACGATGTGTCGGTGATCGGCATCACCGACATTCAACTCGCGCATCAGGTGCATCCCGCGCTGACGACGGTAGCCATTCAAACCGCGGCTGTCGCGCAGTTATCGATCGAGAGTCTGATCCGTTTGATCCAGACGCCGCAGCGGCAGCCGTCGATGGTGCTCGGGCCGCCGCCCGAGCTCGTCGTGCGCGCATCGACGGGACCGCGCAAGAAGCGGTAATGCGTTAGCTCACGCGCTGCGTCGCCATGCGCGTGACGATGTCGAACGCCTTCTGCGTCGCGCCGACGTCGGCCTTGCCCTGACCGTGAATGTCGAAAGCGGTGCCGTGCGCGGGCGTCGCGATCGGAATCGGCAAGCCTCCATGCACGGTCACGCCGCGCCAGAAACCCATCAGCTTCATCGCAATCTGGCCTTGGTCGTGATACATCGTGACGACGCCGTCGAACGCCTTCTGGTCCCGCGCGCGCACGAAGATCGTGTCGGCCGGAAACGGTCCCTGCGCGTCGTAGCCGAGCTTGCGTGCGGCTTCAACGGCCGGCGCGATCACGTCGATCTCCTCGCGACCGAACGCGCCGTTGTCGCCGTTGTGCGGATTGAAACCACACACCGCGATACGCGGATACGGATGGCCCGCGCGCTTCAGGCCGTCGTGAATCAGCTGCACCGCACCCACGATGCGCTCCTCCGACAACTTCGCGCTGACGTCCTTCAACGCGATATGCGAGGTCACGCGCGACGTCCACAGCTCGTCGAGCACGTTGAACTCGCAGAAGCCGCCTGTGTAGCCGAGCTGCTTCGCGAACCATTCCATCTCGTCGCCGGTTTCCATGCCGGCCAGATGCAGCGAGGTCTTGTTGACCGGCGCGAACAGCATGCCTTGCGTGAAGTTGCTTTGCGTTAGCGCGAGCGCCTGTTTGAAGGCGGCGAGACTGTAGCGGCCGCCGCGCTCGGTCGCCACCGCGCGTTCGAACGGCTGCTCGCCGGGCAGCCGGAAATCGAGCAGCGACGGCACGCCGTCGCCTTCAAACGCGGCCTGCGCATCCTCGACCACGTCGTAATCGAAACGCTGCTGCGCGATCTTCATGCCGGTCTCCAGCTCGCGCCGGTCGCCGATGATCAACAGCTCCGCGCGCGCCCGGTTCGCCTGCTGCGCGAACAGACGTGCGATCAGCTCGGGGCCGATGCCGGCGGGGTCGCCAAGAAGTACTGCGATGCGTGGCTTCATGTGCTTTCCTCGGGTCTGTCCGCTCATTCGACGATGTTGAAATCGGCGAGGTACTTGTCGCTCAGCGTGATGCCAAGGCCTGGCACGTCGTCCGACAGTTGCAGATAGCCATTTTCCGGCTGCGGCTCGCCCTCGAAGATGTAGTAGAACAATTCGTTGCCCACTTCGACGTCGAACACCGGGAAGAACTCCGACATCGGGCTCGCGGTACTCGCCATCGTCAGGTGATAGTTATGCATTTGTCCCGCGTGCGGAATCACCGGCACCGACCACGCTTCGGCCATCGCATTGATCTTGCGCGCCGCCGTGATGCCGCCCACGCGGTTCGTGTCGTACTGGATCACGTCGATCGCGCGGCGTTCGAGCAGATCCTTGAAGCCATAGCTCGTGAACTCGTGCTCGCCGCCCGACACCGGCATCAGATTCATCTTCTTGAGTTCCTGATAGCCTTCGATGTCGTCGCCGATCACCGGTTCCTCGATCCAGCGCGGATTGAATTCGGTGAGGCGCGGCAGCATTCTGCGCGCGTATTCGAGCGTCCAGCCCATATAGCATTCGAGCATGATGTCGACTTCGTCGCCGACCAGCTCGCGCAACAGGCGCACCTGTTCGATGTTTTTCGCCATGCCTTTCGGGCCGTCTTTCGGACCGTAGCCGAAGCGCATCTTCATCGCGGTGAAGCCGCTGTCGAGATAGCCTTGCGCTTCGCCGAGGAAGGCATCGCGATCGTCGTTGTTATAGAGCTTCGATGCATAGCACCCGATCTTTTCTTTGGTGCGCCCGCCCAGCAGCTTGAACACCGGCTTGTTCACGGCCTTGCCCATGATGTCCCACAGCGCGATATCGAGCGCGGAGATCGCCGCCATGCCGATGCCCTTGCGGCCCCATGCGAGCGTGCGGCGATACATCTTCTGCCAGATGTATTCGTTGTCGAACGGGTCTTCGCCGATCGCGATCGGCGCGAGGTATTCGTCGATGATCTGTTTCGCGATGCGCGGCGCGAGCGCGCAATTGCCGATACCCACGGTGCCGTCGTCGCATTCGACTTCGACGACGAGCCAGCCGTGAAAGCGGAATGAACCCATCGCATCGCCGCGCTCGTAGAGAATATCGACCGCGTTCGTGCAGAAATGCGATTGCGGCGGCACGACCTTGCCTTTCCACTCGAAAACGCGCGTACGGATATGCTTGATTTTCATGTTCGACGATTTCCTTCAGAGAGTCGGTGAGTCAGTGGCCCGTGCGTTCGCCGAGCGGGCCCTTGCGATGAGAGACGGAATGGGCGGCACGAGTGAAGCGGAAGCTCAGCAGCAGTAATGCGCCGATCAGTCCCACTACCGCGAGCGAGAACATGCCTGCCTGCGACGAGCCCGTGACGCGCTCGGCCAGCCCTTTCAGATTCGGCGCGACGAAACCGCCGAGATTGCCGATCGAATTGATCAACGCGATGCCGCCGGCGGCGGCGGCGCCGCCCAGGTAACCGGTCGGCAACGTCCAGAACAGCGGCTGCACGCACACGAACCCGATAGCCGCCAAGCAGAACGCGGCAATCGCCAGCGCGACCGACGAGGTCATCGCCGAAGCCGCAATCCCGAACGCCGCGAGCGCGAGCATCGCCGCGGCCCAGATCCGGTGATGACCGTGGCGGTCGGCGTAGCGCGTCACGCAGAACGTACCGACGATCGCCGCGATCCACGGGATCGCGCTCAGCAGTCCCACCTCGACGCCGACGTGGCCGCTCGTGAGCCCGGCGATGCGCGTCGGCAGATAGAACACGACGCCGTACACGCTCATCTGAACCGCGAAGTAGATCAGCCCGCAGAACAGCACGCGCGAATCGCGCAGCGCTGCGAGCACCGAAGCCGGACCATGCGCGAGCTTCTGGCGGTCTTCCTGGCGCAACGCGTGATCGAGTGCGTCACGCTGTTCGGCATCAAGCCACCGCGCCTGCACGGGCCGGTCGGTCAGATAGAAGTAAGCGACGACACCCACCACCGACGCCGCCAGACCTTCGACGACGAACAGCCATTGCCACGGATGCATACCGAACGGGTTGCCCGCATCGAGCAGCAGACCCGAGATCGGACTGCCGAGCAGCAGCGCGAGCGGAAAGCCGAAATAGAACATACCCATCGTCTGCGAGCGCGTTTTGGCGGGAAACCAGTTCGACAGGAACAGGATGATGCCGGGGAAGAAACCCGCTTCAGCGATGCCCAGCAGCGTGCGCAGCACATAGAAGCTCGTTGCGCTGTCGACGAATGCGGTGCACGCGGACACGATGCCCCACGTGACCATGATGCGGCTCATCCAGACGCGCGCGCCAAAGCGGTACATCAGCAGATTGCTCGGCACTTCGAACAGCGCGTAGCCGACGAAGAAAATGCCGGCGCCGAAGGCGAACGCGGCATCGCTCAGGCCGGTGTCGGCCTGCAGCACGTTCTTCGCGAAGCCGACGTTGGCGCGGTCGATGAACGCCAGCACGTACATCAGGATCAGAAAAGGCAGCAGCCTCGTGCGCGCTTTGGCAATTGCGCTATCGAGCGCGGGGCTCGCGGTCATCGTCATGCGTCGTCTCCAGTTTTGTCTTGTCGAGCCGAACGGCGTTGCGATCGCCGTCGTGCGATAACCGCTAGTGTGCGAAACTATCCGATAACTGACCACTGAATAATTCGAATCGGCCGATTCGCTAAAGTTATCGCTCATGATCCCGCCCGCCTCCACCATTCGCAAACGCTTGCGCCTGCGTCATCTGCAACTGATGGTCGCACTGTCGGAGATGGCATCGCTGCGGCGCGCCGCCGACGACCTCGCGATGACCCAACCCGCCGCGACCAAGGCCTTGCAGGAACTGGAAGACACGCTCGGCGTCTCGCTGTTCGTGCGCCACGCGCGCGGCATGGAGCCGACGATCTTCGGCGAGGCCGTGATGCGCTATGCGCGCGTCGTGTTTGAAGATCTCGACGAGTTGCGCGAGGAGCTGGCCGGCATCGAGGCCGGCGACATCGGCAAGGTTCGGATCGGCGCGGTAATGGCGCCGTCGCCCGAATTGCTGACGCAAACGATCGTCAAGCTGAAGGAAGCGCATCCACGCCTGCAGATGGCGGTCACGATCGACACCAGCGACGTGCTG
This genomic window contains:
- a CDS encoding L-rhamnonate dehydratase, which produces MKIKHIRTRVFEWKGKVVPPQSHFCTNAVDILYERGDAMGSFRFHGWLVVEVECDDGTVGIGNCALAPRIAKQIIDEYLAPIAIGEDPFDNEYIWQKMYRRTLAWGRKGIGMAAISALDIALWDIMGKAVNKPVFKLLGGRTKEKIGCYASKLYNNDDRDAFLGEAQGYLDSGFTAMKMRFGYGPKDGPKGMAKNIEQVRLLRELVGDEVDIMLECYMGWTLEYARRMLPRLTEFNPRWIEEPVIGDDIEGYQELKKMNLMPVSGGEHEFTSYGFKDLLERRAIDVIQYDTNRVGGITAARKINAMAEAWSVPVIPHAGQMHNYHLTMASTASPMSEFFPVFDVEVGNELFYYIFEGEPQPENGYLQLSDDVPGLGITLSDKYLADFNIVE
- a CDS encoding MFS transporter; the encoded protein is MTMTASPALDSAIAKARTRLLPFLILMYVLAFIDRANVGFAKNVLQADTGLSDAAFAFGAGIFFVGYALFEVPSNLLMYRFGARVWMSRIMVTWGIVSACTAFVDSATSFYVLRTLLGIAEAGFFPGIILFLSNWFPAKTRSQTMGMFYFGFPLALLLGSPISGLLLDAGNPFGMHPWQWLFVVEGLAASVVGVVAYFYLTDRPVQARWLDAEQRDALDHALRQEDRQKLAHGPASVLAALRDSRVLFCGLIYFAVQMSVYGVVFYLPTRIAGLTSGHVGVEVGLLSAIPWIAAIVGTFCVTRYADRHGHHRIWAAAMLALAAFGIAASAMTSSVALAIAAFCLAAIGFVCVQPLFWTLPTGYLGGAAAAGGIALINSIGNLGGFVAPNLKGLAERVTGSSQAGMFSLAVVGLIGALLLLSFRFTRAAHSVSHRKGPLGERTGH
- a CDS encoding carbohydrate ABC transporter permease produces the protein MYPLPVERWKPLNRTLYKASLPLALFIWLLPMLAVLLTSIRSTDELSQGDYWTWPKHFALLENYGTALTQTPMLHYFANSVLITVPSVVGAIVLASMAGFALATYRFPGNTAVLFAFVAGNFVPIQILMIPVRDMALKFGLFNTVWALVIFHVSFQTGFCTLFLRNFIKQLPFEMIEAARVEGAGEWTIYLRIVLPLIRPALAALAILVFTFVWNDYFWALCLTQGDEAAPITVGVAALKGQWTTAWNLVAAGSVLAALPSVLMFFGMQRHFVAGLTFGASKG
- a CDS encoding ABC transporter ATP-binding protein produces the protein MATIRLSDVQKAYGDHPPVVRRVNLEIEQHEFCVFLGPSGCGKSTLLRMIAGLEDLSEGELHIGGRLVNDVPAAERGVAMVFQSYALFPHMTVFDNMAFGLKLAKQPKDVIERKVREAARILQLDGLLERHPKALSGGQRQRVAIGRAIVREPGVFLFDEPLSNLDAALRGQTRVEIARLHQRFANASVVYVTHDQVEAMTLADRIVLLHAGADAERFGSIAQSGAPLELYHHPTSRFVAGFIGSPRMNFIEATVESIEPARVTVALAAGADKLVAHVDGQRLQRGQRVTLGVRPEHLRLDGEEQFIQCSTVLSERLGEHSYIHADHAGGTLIAKAPGDTPLGAGARIRVHVPPAACHLFDEQGLALRRSTFEPERVAA
- a CDS encoding ABC transporter substrate-binding protein, yielding MIALRLRRFAQVSIAAAVVAGALGSAAVDAATLNVNVSARGNQRSTWQDAFDQFKKANPDIDLKITYVTEEAYKVQMGGWLATDPPDVVSWHDGERMAYYAQRGLLEDLSSDWAKNGWSQQYASVKEASTYKGKQYAAPLGYDAYGFFYRKDLFEKAGIKSEPKTWDELLEANKKLKAIGVAPIAVAARDSWTLAAWFDYLDLRINGNEFHQKLMAGEIPYTDPRVKKVYTTWKTLLDNHDFIENALSYDVDSIGPILNNGKAAMMLMGTFFSASFPPSIKDQIGFFRFPVIDANVPMAEDGPVNVLLVPAKAKNKADARKLLAFMETPKINAELAKGWGTLPSNSQAAPPEDAISKVGFQTLANTKGGIAQFYDRDMQKEMADEGMKGMQQFYSDPSQLDSVLARLEATRKRIYQK
- a CDS encoding carbohydrate ABC transporter permease, with amino-acid sequence MSHTAVRRLPAARHRRVSTTRRHQHRAAFFFLLPGCALFALCVIYPIISSISLSFYHWDGMTPKTFAGLANYVELFQSDTFYTALKNNLIWLALFLLAPPLGLLFALYLNQHVRGMRVVKSLFFAPFVLSGVVVGLVFSWFYDPTFGLLRLIVGRGIPVLGDPHTVTFGIIFAALWPQAPFCMILYLTGLTGINPEVVEAARMEGAQGLRLLWHVILPQLRPATFMAVVLTVIGALRSFDLIAVMSGGGPFDSSTVLAYFMYDQAIKYYREGYSAAIAVVLFAIMLVYIVFHLRRMLREER
- a CDS encoding 4-hydroxythreonine-4-phosphate dehydrogenase PdxA; its protein translation is MKPRIAVLLGDPAGIGPELIARLFAQQANRARAELLIIGDRRELETGMKIAQQRFDYDVVEDAQAAFEGDGVPSLLDFRLPGEQPFERAVATERGGRYSLAAFKQALALTQSNFTQGMLFAPVNKTSLHLAGMETGDEMEWFAKQLGYTGGFCEFNVLDELWTSRVTSHIALKDVSAKLSEERIVGAVQLIHDGLKRAGHPYPRIAVCGFNPHNGDNGAFGREEIDVIAPAVEAARKLGYDAQGPFPADTIFVRARDQKAFDGVVTMYHDQGQIAMKLMGFWRGVTVHGGLPIPIATPAHGTAFDIHGQGKADVGATQKAFDIVTRMATQRVS
- a CDS encoding LacI family DNA-binding transcriptional regulator is translated as MVTLSEVAKRAQVTAATVSNVLRNREKVRPETAERVLQAIAELGYRPNLNARALAEGRSSTLALMLSNISNPFYPEFVLAAERTARKTGHFLMVCNTDDDAEIGRAYLNQIAGTLADGVLVMNTDITINDLCASATHSAPILLAMWEHPESPPALPCIAVDFARAGELAARHLLGLGHREIGLLIGDGCGGLQDARSNGFRAAMRAAGIEADAAAVLQIRDSIDAGFAACMELMANRPQLSAIFATNDLLAIGAIQALITLGRSVPDDVSVIGITDIQLAHQVHPALTTVAIQTAAVAQLSIESLIRLIQTPQRQPSMVLGPPPELVVRASTGPRKKR